One segment of Theobroma cacao cultivar B97-61/B2 chromosome 9, Criollo_cocoa_genome_V2, whole genome shotgun sequence DNA contains the following:
- the LOC108663270 gene encoding pollen-specific leucine-rich repeat extensin-like protein 1, which yields MVMNVYRDIAAVVTGSKRVPGHDNKDVEPMIDPKAELEKENGSNKGTEVLGSLDGTFPPIQNPQPKPQPSPPHSEEVSIMGLFHQMVREEQAEKETAQTKTQQATSALAQIVEKQTEKGKEKTPVASQTKPKPSGKGIKRMAIETKFLKRRKSSRIAKKSKPATISSPQEPLKVSDKSSPETSPQKSPPEPSPEPLNVKYFTGDESSPSSSSQDD from the coding sequence atGGTAATGAATGTTTATCGGGACattgcggcggttgtcacaggctcgaaaagagtaccgggtcatgacaataaAGATGTTGAACCAATGATTGACCCTAAAGCTGAgcttgaaaaggaaaatggatcAAATAAGGGAACTGAAGTTCTTGGATCTCTTGATGGCACCTTTCCACCTATTCAAAATCCACAACCAAAACCTCAACCATCTCCTCCACATTCTGAAGAGGTTTCAATCATGggtctttttcatcaaatggttcGTGAGGAGCAAGCTGAGAAAGAAACAGCTCAAACAAAAACACAGCAAGCCACATCTGCACTAGCACAGATAGTAGAAAAGCAAactgagaaaggaaaagagaaaactcCTGTAGCCTCACAGACTAAACCAAAACCATCTGGTAAAGGCATCAAGAGAATGGCAATCGAGACAAAATTccttaaaagaagaaaatcctcCAGAATTGCTAAAAAGTCTAAACCAGCAACTATCTCTTCTCCTCAAGAACCTCTGAAAGTTTCTGACAAATCCTCACCTGAAACTTCACCACAAAAATCCCCACCAGAACCTTCTCCTGAACCTCTCAATGTCAAATATTTCActggtgatgaatcctctcccTCATCCTCTTCACAAGATGATTAA